In bacterium, the genomic window CGCCGTTCGGCCTGCATGATTTGTCCCTGGCCGTGGACATGGCACGAACGCTGCAACAGCCCTTTGCCGTTGCGGTCAACCGGATGGGGGTGGGGGACGACCGTGTGCACGACTATTGCAGCAAGCAGAACATTCCGATTCTACTTGAAATTCCGGACGACCGCCGCATTGCCGAGCTGTATGCACGAGGGACTCCTTTGCTGGATGGTCTGCCGGAGTATCGCCAGTTGTTTGTCCAATTCCGTGATCGGCTGGTTTCGGCTGCGCGCACGGCGGCTGGATGAAACCCTGCAGCCGCATGAACCAACGCCCTGCCTGAGACAAGTTCCGATTGAATCCCGGCACAGGGCGTTCAGCAAAGAGGTGTCTTATGCCTTTTTATGAATATCGTTGCGACTCCTGCGGCCGTCAATTTGAACGGCAGCAGGCGATGAATGATCCGGCATTGAGTGAATGTCCGTCCTGTGGTGGTGCGGTTCATCGGGTGGTGACCGGCGGCGCGGGGTTCATCATGAAAAGCCTGTCGACGAACCAGCCGTCGCCGGCATCCGGTTGCTCTCTGGAGAGCACGGGAGTGACCTGCTGCGGCCGGGATCATCGTTGCGGCAAGCCTGCCTGCGGGGCGGAGGAATGAACGCTGCGGATTGCGCAAACCGCCGGCTTTCGACATCGGGCCGGCGGCCTGGAGAAGATTGAAGAGTGAGGGAATCGTGATTCACGAATTGGTGGTGATCAGCGGTAAAGGCGGGACCGGCAAAACCAGCGTCGCCGCTTCGCTGGCCCTCTTGGTGGGCGATGCGGTGCTCGCGGATTGCGATGTGGATGCCGCGGATCTGCATTTGATTTTGTCGCCGGCCATCGAGCAACGCCATAATTTTTACAGCGGACGCCAGGCGGTCATTCGGCCGGCGGACTGCATCGGTTGCGGCGATTGCATGTCCTACTGCCGGTTCGATGCGGTGCTCATGTCTCAGGAAAGGTCGGATCAACCGGTATTCAGTGTGGATCCCTTTAGCTGTGAAGGGTGCGGGGTTTGCGTACGCTTTTGTCCGGTGAAGGCCATTGATTTTCCCGAACGGTTGTGCGGTGAATGGATGATCTCCTCCACCCGCTGCGGGCCCATGGTGCATGCGCGCCTCGCCGCGGCGGCGGAGAACTCGGGCAAGCTGGTCTCGTTGGTTCGGCAACAAGCCCGCCGCATCGCGGAGGAGAGCGGTCGAACGCGCATCCTGGTCGATGGACCGCCGGGCATTGGCTGTCCGGTTATCGCCTCACTCACCGGCGCATCGCAGGTGTTGGCGGTGACCGAGCCCACGTTGTCCGGCGAACACGACCTGGGCCGCCTGTTGGCATTGACCCGGCATTTCAACATACCGGCCACGGTGTGCGTAAACAAGTATGATATCGATGTCGGAATGACCGAAAGAATCGAAAAAGCGGCAGCGCAAGCCGGAGCCGCTGTCATCGGTCGCATCCGTTACGATCGCACCGTCACCCGCGCACAGATGCAGGCCAAAGCGGTGGTGGAAACCGACTCGCCCGCGGCCGACGACTTTCGCCGGATTTGGAACCGGCTCATCGATCAGGAGTGAAAGAAATGGAAGCCCAGTGGTGCCCCGTCGCCATAGACCATGCACGCCACCCGCGCCATCATGGCCCATTAACCAAGTTTAA contains:
- a CDS encoding zinc ribbon domain-containing protein; this translates as MPFYEYRCDSCGRQFERQQAMNDPALSECPSCGGAVHRVVTGGAGFIMKSLSTNQPSPASGCSLESTGVTCCGRDHRCGKPACGAEE
- a CDS encoding 4Fe-4S binding protein, yielding MHELVVISGKGGTGKTSVAASLALLVGDAVLADCDVDAADLHLILSPAIEQRHNFYSGRQAVIRPADCIGCGDCMSYCRFDAVLMSQERSDQPVFSVDPFSCEGCGVCVRFCPVKAIDFPERLCGEWMISSTRCGPMVHARLAAAAENSGKLVSLVRQQARRIAEESGRTRILVDGPPGIGCPVIASLTGASQVLAVTEPTLSGEHDLGRLLALTRHFNIPATVCVNKYDIDVGMTERIEKAAAQAGAAVIGRIRYDRTVTRAQMQAKAVVETDSPAADDFRRIWNRLIDQE
- a CDS encoding (4Fe-4S)-binding protein; this translates as VKAQRQTGMTAVLDAPPGTSCPVITTISGADLVLLVTEPTPFGLHDLSLAVDMARTLQQPFAVAVNRMGVGDDRVHDYCSKQNIPILLEIPDDRRIAELYARGTPLLDGLPEYRQLFVQFRDRLVSAARTAAG